Proteins encoded together in one Microbacterium sp. zg-Y625 window:
- a CDS encoding PhoH family protein produces the protein MVQLLGPQDRLLRVVEREHPDVDVHVRGNEITLSGDATAVAAARELVDELIVMARAGQGLDATDVASSSRMLRSDGPRPSEVMGEAILTSRGKVIRPKTAGQKAYVDAIDENTIVFGIGPAGTGKTYLAMAKAVQALQRKEVNRIILTRPAVEAGERLGFLPGSLTDKIDPYLRPLYDALNEMLDPELVPKLMASGTIEVAPLAYMRGRTLNDSFVVLDEAQNTTPEQMKMFLTRLGFGTRMVVTGDITQVDLPQGTSGLRLVTRVLKDIDDIHFAQLTSDDVVRHTLVGRIVDAYSVYDEQRLAHRRERDEASEFANRAERRGASRAAGPRDHIPKRGRS, from the coding sequence ATGGTGCAGCTGCTGGGGCCGCAGGATCGCCTGCTGCGGGTGGTCGAGCGCGAGCATCCCGACGTGGACGTGCACGTGCGCGGGAACGAGATCACACTGTCGGGGGATGCCACGGCGGTCGCCGCCGCGCGCGAGCTCGTCGACGAGCTCATCGTGATGGCGCGCGCCGGTCAGGGTCTCGACGCGACCGACGTGGCGAGTTCGAGTCGCATGCTGCGCAGCGACGGACCCCGCCCGTCGGAAGTGATGGGCGAGGCCATCCTGACGTCGCGGGGCAAGGTCATCCGCCCGAAGACCGCCGGGCAGAAGGCGTACGTCGACGCGATCGACGAGAACACGATCGTCTTCGGCATCGGTCCGGCCGGCACCGGCAAGACCTACCTCGCGATGGCCAAGGCCGTGCAGGCGCTGCAGCGCAAAGAGGTGAACCGCATCATCCTCACCCGTCCGGCCGTCGAGGCGGGGGAGCGGCTGGGCTTTCTCCCCGGTTCGCTGACCGACAAGATCGACCCCTACCTGCGCCCGCTGTACGACGCGCTCAACGAGATGCTCGACCCCGAGCTCGTGCCGAAGCTGATGGCCAGCGGCACCATCGAGGTCGCACCGCTGGCGTACATGCGCGGGCGCACGCTGAACGACTCCTTCGTCGTGCTCGACGAGGCGCAGAACACCACGCCCGAGCAGATGAAGATGTTCCTCACGCGCCTGGGCTTCGGCACCCGCATGGTGGTCACCGGCGACATCACCCAGGTCGACCTGCCGCAGGGCACCTCCGGGCTGCGCCTGGTCACCCGCGTGCTGAAGGACATCGACGACATCCACTTCGCCCAGCTCACCAGCGACGACGTGGTGCGGCACACCCTCGTCGGGCGCATCGTCGACGCCTACAGCGTCTACGACGAGCAGCGCCTCGCCCACCGGCGCGAGCGGGACGAGGCATCCGAATTCGCCAACCGCGCCGAACGGCGCGGTGCGTCGCGCGCTGCCGGGCCGCGCGACCACATCCCCAAACGAGGACGCTCATGA
- a CDS encoding histidine triad nucleotide-binding protein, translated as MTEPSVFTRILNGEIPSDIVAETENAFAIRDIAPQAPVHLLVIPKTQEYRNVAELAAGDPALLAELVGLASSLAAEHGEGDFRLVFNTGPSAGQTVFHVHAHVLAGGLEESSVGS; from the coding sequence ATGACTGAACCGAGCGTGTTCACCCGCATCCTCAACGGCGAGATCCCCTCCGACATCGTCGCCGAGACCGAGAACGCGTTCGCCATCCGCGACATCGCACCACAGGCGCCGGTGCACCTGCTCGTCATCCCCAAGACGCAGGAGTATCGCAACGTGGCCGAGCTCGCCGCCGGCGACCCCGCGCTGCTCGCCGAGCTGGTGGGGCTTGCCTCGAGCCTCGCGGCCGAGCACGGTGAGGGTGATTTCCGTCTGGTGTTCAACACCGGCCCGAGTGCCGGTCAGACCGTTTTCCACGTGCACGCGCACGTGCTCGCCGGTGGCTTGGAGGAGTCGAGTGTCGGAAGCTGA
- a CDS encoding 16S rRNA (uracil(1498)-N(3))-methyltransferase: MALHFVDEAAAGATPGDRVTLTGAEAHHAAAVRRVRVGEGVTLGDGRGTWLSGVCASVAPREVVVEVTEREVVPPPARRVVLVQALAKGDRDELAVQAATELGVDEVIPWQAARSVSRWDAAKAEKGRARWATIAREAGKQAHRAWLPDVAPVVTTRQLTQMAETAQMLVLEPTASVALTALAATDDARDLVLVVGPEGGIAPEELQALDAAGAVQVRLGATVLRTSTAGPAALALVNASLGRW, encoded by the coding sequence ATGGCGCTGCACTTCGTCGACGAAGCGGCAGCCGGCGCCACGCCCGGCGACCGGGTGACCCTCACGGGGGCCGAGGCGCACCATGCCGCCGCCGTCCGCCGGGTGCGCGTCGGCGAGGGAGTCACCCTCGGCGACGGGCGCGGAACCTGGCTCAGCGGCGTCTGCGCGTCGGTCGCGCCCCGCGAGGTCGTCGTCGAGGTCACCGAGCGCGAGGTCGTGCCCCCGCCGGCCCGCCGCGTCGTGCTCGTGCAGGCCCTCGCGAAAGGCGACCGTGACGAGCTCGCCGTGCAGGCCGCGACCGAACTCGGCGTCGACGAGGTGATCCCCTGGCAGGCGGCCCGCAGCGTGTCGCGCTGGGACGCCGCGAAGGCCGAGAAGGGACGCGCGCGCTGGGCGACCATCGCCCGCGAGGCCGGCAAGCAGGCCCACCGGGCCTGGCTGCCGGACGTCGCCCCCGTCGTGACCACCCGTCAGCTGACGCAGATGGCCGAGACGGCGCAGATGCTGGTGCTCGAGCCCACGGCATCCGTCGCCCTGACGGCCCTTGCCGCCACCGACGACGCTCGCGACCTCGTGCTGGTCGTGGGGCCCGAGGGCGGCATCGCCCCCGAAGAGCTGCAGGCGCTGGATGCCGCCGGCGCGGTGCAGGTGCGCCTGGGGGCGACGGTGCTGCGCACCTCGACCGCAGGACCGGCAGCCCTCGCGCTCGTCAACGCGTCGCTCGGCCGCTGGTGA
- the dnaJ gene encoding molecular chaperone DnaJ: MADHYDVLGVSRDATPEEIKKAYRRLARELHPDVNPGEEASERFKLVTHAYDVLSDPDQRARYDMGGDSGLGGAGGFTNFGDIFETFFGAGGGGGGRAGRPRSRRERGQDALVRVTLQLGDVVFGVHRDIEVDTAVLCDTCQGSCCQPGTQPATCDICHGTGHVQRTVRSLLGNVVTSQPCNVCQGYGTTIPFPCTTCQGQGRVRARRTVSLDIPAGVETGLRLQLPGSGEVGPAGGPNGDLYIEVTVASHETFSREGDDLLATLEVSMPDAILGTETTIESLDGPVDLDVRPGVQSGDVLTIKGRGITPLRGAQRGDLRVAVHVVTPTRLDAKERALIEDFARRTKSPSPRLAEFHQGLFSKLRDRFRG; the protein is encoded by the coding sequence GTGGCTGACCACTACGACGTACTCGGCGTCTCGCGCGATGCAACCCCCGAGGAGATCAAGAAGGCGTACCGCCGTCTCGCGCGCGAGCTGCACCCCGACGTCAACCCCGGCGAGGAGGCATCGGAGCGCTTCAAGCTGGTGACCCACGCCTACGACGTGCTCAGCGACCCCGACCAGCGCGCCCGCTACGACATGGGCGGCGACAGCGGCCTGGGCGGAGCCGGCGGCTTCACCAACTTCGGCGACATCTTCGAGACGTTCTTCGGTGCCGGCGGCGGGGGCGGCGGTCGAGCCGGGCGCCCGCGGTCGCGCCGCGAACGCGGCCAGGACGCGCTCGTGCGCGTGACGCTCCAGCTGGGCGACGTGGTGTTCGGCGTGCATCGTGACATCGAAGTCGACACGGCGGTGCTCTGCGACACCTGCCAGGGCTCGTGCTGCCAGCCCGGCACGCAGCCGGCGACCTGCGACATCTGCCACGGCACCGGTCACGTGCAGCGCACCGTGCGCAGCCTCCTCGGCAACGTCGTCACCTCGCAGCCCTGCAACGTGTGCCAGGGCTACGGCACGACCATCCCGTTCCCCTGCACCACGTGCCAGGGCCAGGGACGCGTGCGCGCCCGTCGCACGGTCTCCCTCGACATCCCCGCCGGGGTCGAGACCGGGCTGCGCCTGCAGCTGCCGGGATCCGGCGAGGTCGGCCCCGCAGGCGGCCCGAACGGCGACCTGTACATCGAGGTCACGGTCGCGTCGCACGAGACCTTCAGCCGCGAGGGCGATGACCTGCTGGCCACCCTCGAGGTGTCGATGCCCGACGCCATCCTCGGCACCGAGACCACCATCGAATCCCTCGATGGTCCGGTGGACCTCGACGTGCGCCCCGGCGTGCAGTCCGGCGATGTGCTCACGATCAAGGGTCGCGGCATCACCCCGCTGCGCGGCGCGCAGCGTGGCGACCTCAGGGTGGCCGTTCACGTCGTGACCCCGACGCGCCTCGACGCCAAGGAGCGGGCCCTCATCGAGGACTTCGCCCGGCGCACGAAGTCGCCGAGCCCCCGGCTGGCGGAGTTCCACCAGGGTCTGTTCTCCAAGCTCCGCGACCGGTTCCGCGGCTGA
- the hrcA gene encoding heat-inducible transcriptional repressor HrcA produces the protein MVSERGLQVLRAIVQDYVDTHEPVGSKAIVERHAFGVSAATIRNDMAQLEDEELIVAPHTSSGRVPTDKGYRVFVDHLAQLRPLTPAQRSAIASFLDGSGDLDDLLTRTVRALTQLTGQVAIVQYPSFARAHVSHLELVDLGGGRVIVIVVTDIGRVSQRIATVPTDLGDEGMTRVRARLASMLTGTSVQSGAQAIADLLATPPQPAPFDHAVRSIAVVVAEELEEFRQDRLMLAGSATLARREQDFRGSIYPLLEAIEEQVTLIRLMTEMVPDDQGLAASIGRENEPFGLGEASVITGDYDATGSRARIGLLGPTRMDYPTNMAAVRAVAHYLSRLLEEDESSR, from the coding sequence ATGGTCAGCGAACGCGGCCTGCAGGTGCTGCGCGCCATCGTGCAGGACTACGTCGACACCCACGAGCCGGTGGGCAGCAAGGCGATCGTCGAGCGCCACGCCTTCGGCGTCTCGGCCGCCACGATCCGCAACGACATGGCGCAGCTCGAAGACGAAGAGCTCATCGTCGCCCCGCACACGTCGTCCGGTCGTGTTCCCACAGACAAGGGCTACCGGGTCTTCGTCGACCACCTCGCGCAGCTTCGCCCGCTGACTCCGGCGCAGCGCTCGGCGATCGCGTCGTTCCTCGACGGCTCCGGCGACCTGGACGACCTGCTCACCCGCACCGTGCGGGCGCTCACGCAGCTGACCGGTCAGGTCGCGATCGTGCAGTACCCGTCGTTCGCGCGGGCGCACGTGTCGCACCTGGAGCTGGTCGACCTCGGCGGCGGTCGCGTGATCGTCATCGTCGTGACCGACATCGGCCGGGTGTCGCAGCGCATCGCGACGGTTCCGACCGACCTCGGCGACGAGGGCATGACGCGCGTCCGCGCACGGCTGGCGAGCATGCTCACCGGCACCAGTGTGCAATCTGGCGCGCAGGCCATCGCCGACCTGCTCGCGACGCCGCCCCAGCCCGCCCCCTTCGACCACGCCGTCCGCTCGATCGCGGTGGTCGTGGCCGAGGAGCTCGAGGAGTTCCGTCAGGATCGCCTCATGCTCGCCGGCAGCGCCACCCTCGCCCGACGCGAGCAGGACTTCCGCGGCAGCATCTATCCGCTCCTCGAGGCGATCGAGGAGCAGGTGACGCTCATCCGCCTCATGACCGAGATGGTCCCGGACGACCAGGGTCTGGCCGCGAGCATCGGCCGCGAGAACGAGCCGTTCGGGCTCGGCGAGGCATCCGTCATCACCGGCGACTACGACGCGACAGGATCGCGTGCGCGCATCGGCCTGCTCGGCCCCACCCGCATGGACTACCCCACGAACATGGCGGCCGTCCGCGCCGTCGCTCACTATCTGAGCCGGCTGCTCGAAGAAGACGAGAGCTCCCGCTGA
- the hemW gene encoding radical SAM family heme chaperone HemW, which translates to MPSTLPVGDPAPADGALPQDLPVDSAADFGVYLHVPFCRVRCGYCDFNTYTAGELRGARQDQYADTLLREVALSREVLADAGALRPASTVFFGGGTPTLLPAGDLGRMLAGVRSCFGIAPGAEVTVEANPDTVTDTVAADLAASGVTRLSIGMQSAVPRVLAALDRTHDPENVATAVAAARGAGLDVSVDLIYGAPGETLADWQRSLETAVALAPDHISAYALIIEEGTKLHRQIRRGEVPAPDDDLQADMYELADEMLADAGFDWYEVSNWSRGEAHRSRHNLAYWRGSDWWGYGPGAHSHVAGLRWWNVKHPAAYAQRLAAGESPAAGRERPDAASRNLEDVLLRSRIREGLAVSEVTDAGRHAVPALIADGLIDGASALRGRIVLTRRGRLLADAVVRALTA; encoded by the coding sequence ATGCCCTCCACCCTTCCCGTCGGCGACCCGGCGCCCGCAGACGGAGCGCTGCCCCAGGACCTCCCCGTCGACTCCGCCGCCGACTTCGGTGTGTACCTGCACGTGCCGTTCTGTCGCGTCCGGTGCGGTTACTGCGACTTCAACACCTACACCGCGGGGGAACTCCGCGGCGCACGCCAGGACCAGTACGCCGACACGCTCCTGCGCGAGGTCGCCCTCTCGCGTGAGGTGCTGGCGGATGCCGGTGCCCTCCGGCCCGCGAGCACCGTCTTCTTCGGCGGCGGCACGCCCACCCTGCTCCCCGCAGGAGACCTCGGCCGCATGCTGGCCGGAGTGCGCAGCTGCTTCGGGATCGCGCCGGGCGCCGAGGTCACCGTCGAGGCCAACCCCGACACGGTCACCGACACCGTCGCCGCCGACCTCGCCGCCTCGGGCGTCACCCGGCTCTCGATCGGCATGCAGTCCGCCGTGCCGCGCGTGCTGGCGGCTCTGGATCGCACCCACGACCCCGAGAACGTCGCGACCGCGGTCGCTGCCGCCCGAGGCGCCGGCCTCGACGTGAGCGTCGACCTCATCTACGGCGCCCCGGGGGAGACCCTCGCCGACTGGCAGCGCTCGCTCGAGACCGCCGTCGCGCTCGCGCCGGATCACATCTCGGCGTACGCCCTCATCATCGAGGAGGGCACGAAGCTGCACCGCCAGATCCGCCGCGGCGAGGTCCCCGCCCCCGACGACGACCTGCAGGCCGACATGTACGAGCTGGCCGACGAGATGCTCGCCGACGCAGGCTTCGACTGGTACGAGGTGTCGAACTGGTCGCGCGGCGAAGCGCACCGCTCCCGGCACAACCTCGCGTACTGGCGCGGCTCCGATTGGTGGGGGTACGGCCCGGGCGCGCACAGCCACGTCGCGGGGCTCCGCTGGTGGAATGTGAAGCACCCCGCCGCCTACGCGCAGCGTCTGGCCGCCGGCGAATCTCCCGCGGCCGGCCGGGAGCGCCCCGACGCGGCATCCCGCAACCTCGAAGACGTGCTGCTGCGCTCGCGCATCCGCGAGGGCCTCGCCGTCTCCGAGGTGACGGATGCCGGACGCCACGCGGTGCCCGCACTGATCGCCGACGGCCTCATCGACGGGGCCTCGGCCCTGCGCGGCCGCATCGTGCTCACCCGCCGCGGGCGCCTGCTCGCCGACGCGGTCGTGCGCGCCCTCACCGCCTGA
- a CDS encoding DUF1990 family protein: MRRGTFRDETVDYAAVGATQASDLLQYPPERSIPAAEAWRLGSGEERFRTAGEALLSWNAQRGAGLELADVRPASGPSYSGVAFDAEGNAIAPSRREAEQRYDADGTPYVGAGTTVHVRGRVKGHRADAELRVIFCVEEARRIGFALGTVGGSVVSGEESFMIEWRDNDEVWFTVRAFDAPTSPLYRLLPPLVRRRRRELFRGYLRAISPLYTTSA, translated from the coding sequence ATGCGCCGCGGGACCTTCAGGGACGAGACGGTCGACTACGCCGCCGTCGGGGCGACGCAGGCGTCCGACCTGCTGCAGTACCCGCCGGAGCGCAGCATCCCCGCCGCGGAGGCGTGGCGCCTCGGCAGCGGCGAGGAGCGCTTCCGCACGGCCGGCGAGGCGCTGCTGTCGTGGAACGCGCAGCGCGGGGCCGGGCTGGAGCTCGCAGACGTGCGCCCCGCTTCGGGACCGTCGTACTCCGGTGTCGCGTTCGACGCGGAGGGCAACGCGATCGCCCCCAGCCGACGCGAGGCGGAGCAGCGTTACGACGCCGATGGCACACCGTACGTCGGCGCCGGCACCACGGTGCACGTGCGAGGCCGCGTCAAGGGCCACCGCGCGGACGCGGAGCTGCGCGTCATCTTCTGCGTCGAGGAGGCCCGCCGCATCGGCTTCGCCCTCGGCACCGTGGGCGGCTCGGTCGTCAGCGGCGAGGAGTCCTTCATGATCGAGTGGCGCGACAACGACGAGGTGTGGTTCACCGTGCGCGCGTTCGATGCGCCGACCTCGCCGCTGTACCGCCTGCTGCCGCCGCTCGTGCGACGTCGGCGCCGCGAACTGTTCCGCGGCTACCTGCGAGCCATCTCGCCGCTGTACACGACATCCGCCTGA
- the lepA gene encoding translation elongation factor 4, whose protein sequence is MSPRALTPLAPAATPPAQIRNFCIIAHIDHGKSTLADRMLQITGVVSDRDMRAQYLDRMDIERERGITIKSQAVRMPWAAGGDTFALNMIDTPGHVDFTYEVSRSLAACEGAILLVDAAQGIEAQTLANLYLALENDLHIIPVLNKIDLPAADPDKFAAELAGLIGGSPEDVLRVSGKTGVGVEELLDRIVRDIPAPKGDADAPARAMIFDSVYDSYRGVVTYVRMIDGKLEPRERIQMMSTRATHELLEIGVSNPEPMPTKGLGVGEVGYLITGVKDVRQSKVGDTITTHRKPATQALPGYTDPKPMVFSGIYPIDGSDYAELREALDKLKLSDASLQYEPETSVALGFGFRCGFLGLLHLEIITERLSREFGLDLITTAPSVTYEVHTDTGETITVTNPSEYPDGRVAEVSEPVVKVGILLPKDYVGTVMELCQGRRGTLLGMDYLSEDRVELRYNMPLGEIVFDFFDHLKSRTQGYASLDYEPAGSQTADLVKVDILLQGEKVDAFSSIVHREKAYAYGTLMTERLRKLIPRQQFEVPIQAAIGARIIARENIRAIRKDVLAKCYGGDITRKRKLLEKQKEGKKRMKMVGRVEVPQEAFIAALSGDVDGKK, encoded by the coding sequence ATGTCACCCCGTGCCCTCACGCCGCTCGCGCCCGCTGCCACGCCGCCCGCGCAGATCCGCAACTTCTGCATCATCGCCCACATCGACCACGGCAAGTCCACGCTGGCCGACCGCATGCTGCAGATCACCGGCGTGGTCTCCGATCGCGACATGCGCGCCCAGTACCTCGACCGCATGGACATCGAGCGGGAGCGCGGCATCACGATCAAGTCGCAGGCCGTGCGCATGCCGTGGGCCGCTGGTGGCGACACGTTCGCGCTGAACATGATCGACACCCCGGGCCACGTCGACTTCACGTACGAGGTCAGCCGGTCCCTCGCCGCCTGCGAAGGGGCGATCCTTCTCGTGGATGCCGCGCAAGGCATCGAGGCGCAGACCCTCGCGAACCTCTACCTCGCGCTCGAGAACGACCTGCACATCATCCCGGTGCTCAACAAGATCGACCTTCCCGCCGCCGACCCCGACAAGTTCGCCGCCGAACTCGCCGGCCTCATCGGCGGAAGCCCCGAGGACGTGCTGCGCGTCAGCGGCAAGACGGGGGTGGGCGTCGAAGAGCTCCTGGACCGCATCGTCCGCGACATCCCCGCCCCGAAGGGCGACGCCGATGCGCCGGCCCGCGCCATGATCTTCGACTCGGTCTACGACTCCTATCGCGGCGTGGTGACCTACGTGCGCATGATCGACGGCAAGCTGGAGCCGCGCGAGCGCATCCAGATGATGTCGACGCGGGCGACGCACGAGCTGCTGGAGATCGGGGTGTCCAATCCCGAGCCGATGCCCACGAAGGGACTCGGCGTCGGCGAGGTGGGATACCTCATCACCGGCGTGAAGGACGTGCGTCAATCGAAGGTCGGCGACACGATCACCACCCACCGCAAGCCCGCGACCCAGGCGCTCCCCGGCTACACCGACCCGAAGCCGATGGTCTTCTCGGGCATCTACCCGATCGACGGCAGCGACTACGCGGAGCTGCGCGAGGCCCTCGACAAGCTCAAGCTCTCCGACGCCTCGCTTCAGTACGAGCCCGAGACGTCGGTCGCGCTGGGCTTCGGCTTCCGCTGTGGCTTCCTGGGCCTGCTGCATTTGGAGATCATCACCGAGCGGCTGTCGCGCGAGTTCGGCCTGGACCTCATCACGACGGCCCCGTCGGTGACGTACGAGGTGCACACCGACACCGGCGAGACGATCACGGTCACGAACCCCAGCGAGTACCCGGACGGGCGGGTCGCCGAGGTCTCCGAGCCCGTGGTCAAGGTCGGCATCCTGCTTCCCAAGGACTACGTGGGCACGGTGATGGAGCTGTGCCAGGGCCGCCGGGGCACCCTGCTCGGCATGGACTACCTCAGCGAGGACCGCGTCGAGCTGCGCTACAACATGCCGCTCGGCGAGATCGTCTTCGACTTCTTCGACCACCTCAAGAGCCGCACGCAGGGCTACGCGAGCCTGGATTACGAGCCGGCCGGGTCGCAGACCGCCGACCTCGTCAAGGTCGACATCCTGCTGCAGGGCGAGAAGGTGGATGCCTTCAGCTCCATCGTCCATCGCGAGAAGGCCTACGCCTACGGGACGCTGATGACCGAGCGCCTGCGCAAGCTCATCCCGCGCCAGCAGTTCGAAGTGCCCATCCAGGCGGCCATCGGGGCACGCATCATCGCGCGCGAGAACATCCGCGCCATCCGCAAGGACGTGCTGGCCAAGTGCTACGGCGGTGACATCACGCGTAAGCGCAAGCTGCTGGAGAAGCAGAAGGAAGGCAAGAAGCGCATGAAGATGGTCGGCCGGGTCGAGGTGCCGCAGGAGGCGTTCATCGCCGCCCTGTCCGGCGACGTCGACGGCAAGAAGTAG